In Planktothrix serta PCC 8927, a single window of DNA contains:
- a CDS encoding thioredoxin family protein has product MLLSVNEQMFKQEVLEASTPVLVHFWAPWCGLCKLIMPQLRQFQEDWRGKVKLVGVNADQSLKLASTYRLQTLPTLIVFDRGQILYRLEHFQGREDLRRSLHTFMVSYQSRPQIRQTQEVLPLKA; this is encoded by the coding sequence ATGCTGTTGTCGGTCAATGAGCAGATGTTTAAGCAAGAAGTTCTGGAAGCTTCTACTCCCGTTCTGGTACATTTTTGGGCACCTTGGTGTGGATTGTGTAAGCTGATTATGCCTCAACTACGTCAATTCCAGGAGGACTGGCGAGGCAAAGTCAAATTGGTTGGGGTGAATGCAGATCAAAGTTTAAAGTTAGCCAGTACCTATCGCCTGCAAACGTTACCAACATTAATTGTTTTTGATCGAGGTCAAATATTATATCGACTTGAACATTTCCAAGGTCGAGAAGATTTGCGCCGTAGCTTGCATACGTTTATGGTTAGTTATCAAAGTCGTCCACAAATCCGTCAAACTCAAGAAGTTTTACCCTTGAAAGCGTGA
- a CDS encoding NnrU family protein, with protein sequence MSDHWLTPSHFVMLGLLLGFAIAHSGLAALRPWGESKIGPRLYRVLFALVSIPFATVLIIYFFNHRYDGLQLWMVQDVTVVKPIVWILSAISFIFLYPATFNLLEIAAIAKPEVHLYETGIIRITRHPQMVGQVIWCMGHTLWVGTSFTLLTSVGLVLHHLFAVWHGDRRLFARYGKSFETVKSRTSVIPFLAILQGRQTLEIKEFFRWAYLGVCIFILLLWQAHPLLIRATGNIDW encoded by the coding sequence ATGTCTGATCATTGGCTGACTCCGAGCCATTTTGTTATGTTAGGGTTACTGTTGGGATTTGCGATCGCTCATAGTGGTTTAGCAGCATTACGGCCTTGGGGAGAATCGAAAATTGGCCCCCGACTGTATCGGGTTTTATTTGCCTTGGTGAGTATTCCCTTCGCAACCGTTCTGATTATTTACTTTTTTAATCACCGTTACGATGGGTTACAACTGTGGATGGTTCAGGATGTAACAGTTGTTAAACCGATTGTTTGGATTTTATCGGCAATTTCATTTATTTTTCTGTATCCAGCCACGTTTAATTTATTAGAAATTGCCGCCATTGCGAAACCAGAAGTTCATCTCTATGAAACCGGAATTATCCGCATTACCAGACATCCACAAATGGTGGGTCAAGTGATTTGGTGTATGGGTCATACCCTCTGGGTTGGGACAAGCTTCACCCTCCTAACATCGGTGGGGTTAGTCTTGCATCATTTGTTTGCCGTTTGGCATGGCGATCGCCGTTTATTCGCTCGTTATGGCAAATCCTTTGAAACCGTCAAATCTCGGACTTCGGTAATTCCGTTTTTAGCTATTCTACAAGGTCGTCAAACCCTTGAAATTAAGGAGTTTTTTCGCTGGGCTTATTTGGGAGTGTGTATTTTTATCCTTCTACTCTGGCAAGCTCATCCATTATTAATTCGTGCGACAGGTAACATAGACTGGTAG
- a CDS encoding LysR family transcriptional regulator: MSDLPFTLDQLRILKAIAAEGSFKRAADSLYVSQPAVSLQVQNLERQLNVPLFDRGGRRAQLTEAGHLLLSYGEKVLSLCQETCRAIDDLQNLRGGTLIIGASQTTGTYLLPRMIGLFREKYPDVSVQLHVHSTRRTAWSVANGQIDLAIVGGEISSELTQALEIVSYAEDELALIVPISHEFAQRETILKEDLYQLKFITLDSQSTIRKVIDQVLTRCGINTTDLKIEMELSSIEAIKNAVQSGLGVAFVSTSAIEKELQMGVIQSVKIDQVIVKRTLSVIYNPNRYRSKAAEAFTNEVLPKFASPNFNQHSIDIQHPTEYTALPLSD, from the coding sequence ATGTCTGACCTTCCATTCACTTTAGATCAGTTACGCATTCTCAAAGCCATTGCGGCTGAAGGCAGCTTCAAACGCGCTGCTGATAGCCTGTATGTCTCCCAACCTGCTGTCAGTCTCCAGGTACAAAACCTAGAACGACAGTTAAACGTACCCTTATTTGATCGAGGGGGACGTCGGGCTCAACTGACTGAAGCAGGTCATCTGCTCCTCAGTTATGGTGAAAAAGTTTTGTCCCTGTGTCAAGAAACCTGTCGCGCCATCGACGATTTACAAAATCTCCGGGGCGGAACCTTAATTATAGGGGCATCTCAAACCACCGGAACCTATTTGCTCCCTCGGATGATTGGGTTATTTCGGGAAAAATACCCCGATGTTTCGGTGCAGTTACACGTTCATTCCACCCGGCGCACGGCTTGGAGTGTGGCGAATGGACAAATTGATTTGGCCATTGTCGGCGGCGAAATTTCTTCGGAATTGACCCAAGCCTTAGAAATTGTCTCCTATGCTGAGGATGAACTGGCGTTAATTGTTCCGATCTCCCATGAATTTGCCCAACGAGAAACTATCCTCAAAGAGGATTTATATCAGTTAAAATTTATTACCCTCGATTCTCAATCCACAATTCGTAAGGTCATTGATCAAGTCTTAACGCGCTGTGGGATTAATACAACCGATCTCAAAATAGAAATGGAACTGAGTTCGATTGAAGCGATTAAAAATGCTGTTCAGTCGGGGTTAGGGGTGGCGTTTGTTTCTACTTCTGCCATTGAAAAAGAGTTGCAAATGGGGGTGATCCAAAGCGTTAAAATTGATCAGGTGATTGTCAAACGGACATTATCAGTGATTTATAATCCTAATCGCTATCGCTCAAAGGCAGCAGAGGCTTTTACCAATGAAGTTTTACCTAAATTTGCCAGCCCCAATTTTAACCAACATTCCATTGATATCCAACACCCAACGGAATACACAGCCTTACCTTTATCAGACTAA
- a CDS encoding LysR family transcriptional regulator, with the protein MTDVPFTLDQLRILKAIAAEGSFKRAADSLYVSQPAISLQVQNLERQLSVPLFDRGGRRAKLTEAGHLLLNYGEKILSLCQETCRAIEDLQNLQGGTLIVGASQTTGTYLLPRMIGLFREKYPDVAVQLHVHSTRRTAWSVANGQIDLAIIGGEVPTELHDSLTIQPYIEDELALILPPTHPFAKLETIQKEDLYKLQFIALDSQSTIRKVIDQVLSRCEIDPRCLKVEMELNSIEAIKNTVQAGLGAAFVSTSAIEKELQMQVLHRMTIEDVVVKRMLSVIVNPNRYQSKAAEAFSRDILPLFTSQDWALSTHTFASNASKKPPIFDTFIPPSDLNEPQYPEP; encoded by the coding sequence ATGACAGATGTTCCTTTTACATTAGATCAATTACGCATTCTCAAAGCGATCGCGGCTGAGGGAAGTTTTAAGCGCGCAGCTGATAGTTTATATGTCTCTCAGCCTGCTATTAGTTTACAAGTTCAAAATTTAGAACGACAATTAAGTGTTCCTTTATTTGATCGGGGCGGACGTCGAGCTAAATTAACAGAAGCCGGACATCTTCTGCTCAATTATGGCGAAAAAATTCTGAGTTTATGTCAAGAAACCTGCCGTGCAATTGAGGATTTACAAAATCTTCAAGGAGGAACATTAATTGTCGGTGCGTCCCAAACTACAGGCACTTATTTGCTTCCCCGAATGATTGGATTATTTCGAGAAAAATATCCCGATGTCGCGGTTCAACTTCATGTTCATTCAACTCGACGCACGGCTTGGAGTGTCGCTAATGGACAAATTGATTTAGCAATTATTGGGGGGGAAGTTCCGACCGAATTACACGATTCTTTAACGATTCAACCTTATATTGAAGATGAATTAGCCTTAATTCTACCCCCGACCCATCCCTTTGCCAAATTAGAAACAATTCAAAAAGAAGATTTGTATAAACTGCAATTTATTGCCTTGGATTCTCAGTCTACCATTCGCAAAGTGATTGATCAAGTTTTAAGCCGATGTGAGATTGATCCCCGATGTCTGAAAGTGGAAATGGAGTTAAATTCTATTGAAGCGATTAAAAATACAGTTCAAGCGGGATTAGGCGCGGCATTTGTCTCAACTTCAGCCATTGAAAAAGAGTTACAAATGCAGGTTTTACACCGGATGACAATTGAAGATGTTGTAGTCAAACGGATGCTTTCAGTTATTGTTAATCCTAATCGCTATCAGTCCAAAGCGGCTGAAGCGTTTAGTCGAGATATTTTACCCTTATTTACTTCCCAAGACTGGGCATTAAGTACCCATACTTTTGCCTCAAATGCTTCTAAAAAACCTCCAATTTTTGACACATTCATCCCCCCTTCCGATTTAAACGAACCTCAGTATCCCGAACCTTAA
- a CDS encoding serine/threonine-protein kinase produces the protein MKIYCTRPGCLGADRNSFTDLEDQMTLKTVQQKFCATCGMPLILDGRYLPERLLGQGGFGTAFLAKDRRSPTLKSCVVKQFQPSFDLNPQQLATAQNLFEREAHVLEQLGNKHPQIPDLFAYFPLEAPGWRSSKPQQFFYIVQEYITGENLEKELATKGQFSETEAREVLQEVLKILEFVHDHDVIHRDIKPSNIMRDRQGRLHLLDFGAVKQVTQSAGGTSTGIYSLGFAPSEQMRGYTVFPSTDLYALAVTCIVLLTGKEPQELFDSYSDQWKWKQFVQISDELATILDKMLLPTPSDRFGSATQVLTALNPPQIQPISQPSPLPSPPVSPPPTQLQPPAITRSFSSLQLLSSAAFTGFEGGVLACLGVALFKVSNFNPILLLIIGLGVFTGLIFAQYQRWVEAGFDFIIIPFISIGILYFILLKLNFYIILTTVPFIIAIFAVAVTALFRLVYLMLQRIL, from the coding sequence ATGAAAATTTACTGTACTCGTCCCGGTTGTTTGGGTGCTGATCGCAATAGTTTCACGGATTTAGAGGATCAAATGACCCTCAAAACAGTGCAGCAAAAATTCTGTGCTACCTGTGGAATGCCTTTAATTTTAGATGGTCGTTATCTCCCTGAACGATTATTAGGACAAGGAGGATTTGGTACGGCATTTTTAGCCAAAGATCGCCGATCTCCTACGCTTAAATCTTGTGTCGTTAAACAATTTCAACCCTCATTTGATTTAAACCCTCAACAATTAGCAACCGCACAAAATCTGTTTGAACGAGAAGCTCATGTTCTGGAACAGTTGGGCAATAAACACCCCCAAATTCCTGATTTATTTGCCTATTTTCCCTTAGAAGCACCAGGATGGCGTTCCTCAAAACCGCAACAATTTTTTTATATTGTTCAAGAATATATTACTGGCGAAAACTTAGAAAAAGAACTGGCGACAAAAGGACAATTTTCGGAAACAGAAGCGCGAGAAGTCTTACAAGAAGTTCTCAAAATTCTGGAGTTTGTTCATGATCATGATGTGATTCACCGCGATATTAAACCTTCTAATATTATGCGCGATCGCCAAGGTCGTTTACATTTATTAGATTTTGGTGCGGTTAAACAGGTGACACAAAGTGCAGGCGGAACATCCACCGGAATTTATTCTTTAGGGTTCGCACCTTCTGAACAAATGCGAGGTTATACGGTATTTCCCTCTACGGATTTATATGCTTTAGCGGTGACTTGTATTGTTTTATTAACCGGAAAAGAACCTCAAGAGTTATTTGATAGTTATAGTGATCAATGGAAGTGGAAACAATTTGTTCAAATTTCCGATGAATTAGCGACAATTTTAGATAAAATGTTATTACCCACACCGAGCGATCGCTTTGGTTCCGCTACTCAAGTTTTAACAGCCTTAAATCCTCCTCAAATTCAACCAATTTCTCAACCTTCTCCCCTCCCCTCCCCTCCAGTTTCTCCTCCCCCAACCCAACTTCAACCCCCTGCAATAACTCGTTCTTTTTCTAGTTTACAACTATTATCCAGTGCAGCATTTACAGGCTTTGAAGGTGGCGTTTTAGCTTGCTTAGGAGTTGCTTTATTCAAAGTCTCTAATTTCAATCCTATTCTTTTATTAATTATCGGTTTAGGGGTGTTCACAGGATTAATATTTGCTCAATATCAACGTTGGGTTGAAGCTGGGTTTGACTTTATTATTATTCCTTTTATTTCTATCGGAATTTTATATTTTATCCTGTTAAAATTAAACTTTTATATCATTTTAACGACCGTTCCTTTTATTATCGCTATATTCGCTGTGGCTGTTACTGCTTTATTTCGGTTGGTTTATCTGATGCTTCAACGAATCTTGTAA
- a CDS encoding PstS family phosphate ABC transporter substrate-binding protein — protein sequence MTQKNDTTTLILALLITGGFIGGGIWWFTRKINFSDVLNSNPSPSVSVTPNSPSIPPQSISQSSTTEFKTFAEVPNVPNGLFTYGGSTTFAPIRQGINPEIQRVFPQFQLRYFQNPSQPPGSGIGIKMLIENQLTFAESSRPLQEPEYQQAKQRGFDLREIPIAIDGIVVAVNPSLNIQGLTINQLKQIYTGEINNWNQLGGDNLPIIAYSRTQEAGGTTEFFITNVLGGSGLGKAVKLISTTTEALRAISNNPGGIYYASAPEVVEQCTIKPIAIGLTSDALIQPYQNPLIPPEACPQQRNQINPVVFINGEYPLTRRLFIIIKQNSSTEQQAGEAYSQLLLTSQGQDLIEKLGFIKIR from the coding sequence ATGACTCAAAAAAATGATACTACCACTTTAATCCTAGCTTTACTGATTACCGGAGGATTTATTGGCGGCGGAATTTGGTGGTTTACTCGCAAGATAAATTTCTCAGATGTCTTAAATTCTAATCCCTCTCCTTCTGTTTCCGTTACTCCTAACTCACCGTCTATTCCTCCTCAATCTATTTCTCAATCCTCAACAACCGAATTTAAAACCTTTGCTGAAGTTCCTAATGTTCCTAACGGACTATTTACTTATGGAGGAAGTACCACATTTGCCCCGATTCGTCAAGGGATTAATCCCGAAATTCAACGGGTTTTTCCTCAATTTCAACTCCGATATTTTCAAAATCCTAGTCAACCCCCCGGCTCAGGAATTGGGATTAAAATGTTAATTGAAAATCAACTCACTTTTGCGGAATCTTCCCGTCCTCTACAAGAACCAGAATATCAACAAGCTAAACAACGAGGATTTGATTTAAGAGAAATTCCGATTGCAATTGATGGGATTGTGGTTGCAGTTAATCCTAGCTTAAATATTCAAGGATTAACCATTAATCAATTAAAACAAATTTATACAGGTGAAATCAATAATTGGAATCAACTCGGAGGTGATAATCTTCCCATTATTGCCTATTCTCGGACTCAGGAAGCTGGAGGAACAACTGAATTCTTTATTACAAATGTATTAGGAGGATCTGGGTTAGGAAAAGCCGTAAAATTGATTTCAACGACCACAGAAGCCTTAAGAGCAATTTCCAATAATCCAGGGGGAATCTATTATGCCTCTGCTCCAGAAGTTGTAGAACAATGTACAATTAAACCTATAGCGATTGGTTTGACATCCGATGCTTTAATTCAACCCTATCAAAATCCCTTAATTCCTCCCGAAGCTTGTCCCCAACAACGAAATCAAATTAATCCTGTCGTGTTTATAAATGGAGAATATCCCCTAACAAGACGTTTATTTATTATTATCAAACAAAATAGTTCAACTGAACAACAAGCCGGAGAAGCTTATAGTCAACTTCTATTAACCTCTCAAGGTCAAGATTTAATTGAAAAATTGGGGTTTATTAAAATTCGTTAA
- a CDS encoding ABC transporter substrate-binding protein, with protein sequence MSQKNESLILLLALLITGGLLGAGYFFFFKSSPQPLLNSNNPPSSSGNLPSTSSPNIAVGSIETRISQGEKVLIPSGNLALKQAGVAALASRQYQEAVQQFNAALQQNKNDPEALIYKNNAQIRQNNQPYYTIAVSIPIGTSVNTAQEILRGVAQAQTEVNQAGGLGGKLLNVIIVNDDNSPELAQEVAKTLVNNSEVLGVIGHFGSNTTEAAAPIYEAGKLVLISPTSTATEISNAGDFIFRTVPSDRFAGSTLARYLLNTLNLKKTVLFFNSANQYSTSLQTEFTTALSGDGGEVIRVFDIAKPNFNPMQALEQARQQGAEAIVLTPDSSTIEQALQVVRINRQQLPLLGGDSLYRPETLKVGSDAAGMVIAIPWHILANPDSAFAQAANQLWGASVNWRTATAYDATKALIAAIAKNPTRTGVQETLSASDFNPEGATGVIQFLPSGDRNQALQLVTIEPGTRSELGYDFVPVP encoded by the coding sequence ATGTCTCAAAAAAATGAATCTCTAATCTTACTATTAGCACTCTTAATTACAGGAGGGTTATTAGGAGCAGGTTATTTTTTCTTTTTTAAATCGTCTCCTCAACCGCTATTGAACTCGAATAACCCCCCATCTTCCTCTGGAAATTTACCCTCAACGTCCTCACCTAATATTGCTGTAGGGTCGATTGAAACTCGCATCAGTCAAGGGGAAAAAGTGTTAATTCCGTCAGGAAATTTAGCCCTCAAACAAGCAGGAGTTGCTGCTTTAGCTTCTCGTCAATATCAGGAAGCTGTTCAACAGTTTAATGCGGCTTTACAACAAAATAAAAATGATCCTGAAGCCTTAATCTATAAAAATAATGCTCAAATTCGGCAAAATAATCAACCCTATTATACCATAGCAGTATCGATTCCGATTGGAACTTCAGTTAACACCGCCCAAGAAATTTTAAGAGGCGTTGCTCAAGCTCAAACGGAAGTTAATCAAGCCGGAGGGTTAGGCGGAAAATTATTAAATGTGATCATTGTTAATGATGATAATAGTCCTGAACTGGCTCAAGAAGTTGCTAAAACTTTAGTTAATAATTCCGAAGTTTTGGGCGTAATTGGTCATTTTGGCAGTAACACGACTGAAGCAGCAGCACCGATTTATGAAGCAGGAAAATTAGTCTTAATTTCTCCCACCAGTACAGCTACAGAAATCTCTAATGCGGGAGACTTTATTTTTAGGACAGTTCCGAGCGATCGCTTTGCAGGAAGTACCTTAGCACGATATCTCTTAAATACCTTAAACTTGAAAAAAACCGTTTTATTTTTTAATAGTGCTAATCAATATAGTACCTCTTTACAAACCGAATTTACAACAGCATTAAGTGGGGATGGGGGCGAAGTGATCAGGGTTTTTGATATTGCTAAACCCAATTTTAATCCGATGCAAGCCTTAGAACAAGCGCGTCAACAAGGAGCAGAAGCCATTGTATTAACGCCCGATTCTTCAACCATTGAACAAGCGTTACAAGTGGTCAGAATTAATCGCCAACAATTACCCTTATTAGGAGGAGATAGTCTATATCGACCGGAAACATTGAAAGTGGGAAGCGATGCAGCCGGGATGGTCATTGCCATTCCTTGGCATATTTTAGCGAATCCTGATTCTGCCTTTGCTCAAGCCGCTAATCAACTCTGGGGAGCGAGTGTTAACTGGCGTACCGCAACGGCCTATGATGCTACAAAAGCCTTAATAGCTGCTATTGCTAAAAACCCTACCCGAACCGGGGTTCAAGAAACCCTTTCCGCTTCCGATTTTAACCCTGAAGGTGCAACAGGTGTGATTCAATTTTTACCCTCTGGCGATCGCAATCAAGCCTTACAATTAGTCACAATTGAACCTGGAACTCGTTCAGAATTAGGTTATGATTTTGTTCCGGTTCCTTAA
- the chlG gene encoding chlorophyll synthase ChlG — protein MSDTPSSQPSEELTTEANSDRSAKTRQLLGMKGAAPGESSIWKIRLQLMKPITWIPLIWGVVCGAASSGHFSWSLEDVLKVAACMLMSGPLMTGYTQTMNDFYDRELDAINEPYRPIPSGAISIPQVVSQILLLLGLGIGVSYLLDTWAGHEFPIVTVLCIGGAFVSYIYSAPPLKLKQNGWLGNYALGASYIALPWWAGHALFGELTPTIMVLTLFYSLAGLGIAIVNDFKSVEGDRQLGLQSLPVMFGITTAAWICVLMIDIFQAGMAVYLVSIKQNLYATVLLLLVIPQITFQDMYFLRNPVENDVKYQASAQPFLVLGMLVVGLALGHAV, from the coding sequence ATGTCGGACACTCCATCGTCTCAACCTTCAGAAGAATTAACAACAGAAGCGAATTCAGATCGCAGTGCTAAAACCCGACAACTGTTAGGGATGAAAGGAGCCGCACCGGGAGAAAGCTCGATCTGGAAAATTCGCCTGCAATTGATGAAACCGATCACCTGGATACCCTTAATTTGGGGGGTGGTCTGTGGTGCTGCTTCATCAGGACATTTTAGCTGGTCACTCGAAGATGTGTTAAAAGTGGCGGCCTGTATGTTAATGTCCGGGCCATTAATGACCGGGTACACCCAGACCATGAATGATTTTTATGATCGGGAACTCGACGCCATTAATGAACCCTATCGTCCCATCCCAAGCGGAGCGATTTCCATTCCCCAAGTTGTCAGCCAAATTTTACTATTATTAGGCTTAGGAATAGGCGTTTCCTACCTGTTAGATACTTGGGCGGGCCATGAATTCCCCATCGTTACCGTTCTCTGTATTGGGGGGGCCTTTGTGTCCTATATTTACTCTGCACCCCCTCTAAAACTCAAACAAAATGGCTGGTTAGGAAATTATGCCCTAGGAGCGAGTTATATTGCCTTACCTTGGTGGGCGGGTCATGCGTTATTTGGAGAACTGACCCCAACCATTATGGTTTTAACCCTGTTCTATAGTTTAGCCGGGTTAGGAATTGCCATTGTTAATGATTTTAAGAGCGTAGAAGGCGATCGACAACTGGGGTTACAATCCCTTCCAGTGATGTTTGGGATCACAACCGCAGCCTGGATTTGTGTTTTGATGATTGATATCTTTCAAGCGGGAATGGCCGTTTATTTAGTTAGTATCAAGCAAAACCTTTATGCTACCGTTCTCTTGCTGCTGGTAATTCCTCAAATTACCTTCCAGGATATGTATTTTCTACGCAATCCTGTAGAAAATGATGTTAAATATCAAGCAAGCGCCCAACCGTTCCTCGTGCTAGGAATGTTAGTTGTGGGTTTAGCTCTGGGTCATGCGGTTTAA
- a CDS encoding transglycosylase domain-containing protein — MIIKTTDLPEPMEESQLPSRPKTDSAQSETEWETNPSTVSTQPVLTSSATVTEDEPDEDSSLSAPESKSSDQVWYRRTLDRLNSEWVKLRQSLTSEDKLGKRWYRRPRIWIGVGVISLGGGALGYGAWQWYLVDQSLPPVSVSGMASYSRDGTITIKATNGDILMQVGPATREKLRLKQIPEKLAQAFISTEDIRFYEHDGVDYQGIVRAIGSNLLAGGVVEGGSTITQQLARIVYLNQEHSLTRKLKEAMVSWKIEDQISKEDILERYLNLVYLGSGAYGVADAAYVYFSKSVNELTLSEMAMLAGLPPAPSQYSPLENPEAAKKRRNIVLQRMQDAKVITATEAQAAMQEPLNLKPSQPKRLLVKAPYFSSYVLKELPQYVSKEAMEAGGLMVETSLDVKWQEAAEKTVKDAVEIDGAGSNFSQAALVSIEAKTGEVKAMVGGYEYKDSEFNRVTQAQRQPGSTFKGLVYATAISAGFSPYDSYLDEPYKVDGYRPRNYGNKHSGWTSMSDALSRSINVIAVKVLVDVGFEPAIKMAKDMGIKSPLKPTYAMALGAYEVNLLELTNAYGTLADEGNYIPAHGIRRVLDKQGNIIYQAKFKPKRVLDKNSAAITTWMLEGVVNGGTGGPAALSDRQVAGKTGTSEEARDLWFIGYIPQAVTGIWLGNDNNDPTWGASSSAAYSWGEFMQKVVEGMPIQKFPKLPELEGRKGSIKAKPHEPNSIETGSKVAIEDGDPGQSSSGDGTYASNSETYDSGSYYNDNNGYSSDGYYDNSYSDGYSSEGGYSEETNNY; from the coding sequence ATGATCATCAAAACCACCGATTTGCCCGAACCCATGGAAGAATCTCAATTACCCTCCCGACCCAAAACGGACTCTGCTCAGTCAGAAACCGAATGGGAAACTAACCCCAGTACGGTTTCAACCCAACCTGTTTTGACGTCATCTGCTACCGTGACTGAAGACGAACCCGATGAGGATTCATCTTTATCTGCACCTGAGTCCAAAAGTTCAGATCAAGTTTGGTATCGTCGCACGCTGGATCGCTTGAATTCAGAATGGGTTAAACTCCGCCAGAGTCTTACCTCTGAAGACAAGCTAGGGAAACGTTGGTATCGCCGTCCCAGGATTTGGATCGGGGTAGGAGTGATTAGTTTAGGGGGTGGCGCCTTGGGTTATGGAGCTTGGCAATGGTATCTTGTTGATCAAAGCTTACCCCCAGTCTCCGTCAGTGGCATGGCATCCTATAGCCGAGATGGCACAATTACGATTAAAGCGACGAATGGGGATATTTTAATGCAGGTGGGGCCAGCAACACGGGAAAAGCTCCGACTCAAACAAATTCCTGAAAAACTGGCACAAGCTTTTATTTCGACTGAAGATATTCGCTTTTATGAACATGATGGTGTGGACTATCAAGGAATTGTTCGCGCCATTGGGTCTAATCTATTAGCAGGGGGAGTGGTAGAAGGAGGAAGTACCATCACCCAACAGTTAGCCAGAATTGTTTATTTGAATCAAGAACATAGCCTCACTCGTAAACTCAAAGAGGCGATGGTTTCTTGGAAAATTGAAGATCAAATCAGTAAAGAAGATATCCTAGAACGCTATTTGAATTTAGTATATCTGGGTTCGGGTGCTTATGGAGTCGCGGACGCGGCTTATGTTTATTTTAGTAAATCTGTGAATGAGTTAACGTTGTCGGAAATGGCAATGTTAGCAGGTTTACCCCCCGCACCGAGTCAATATTCTCCCTTAGAAAATCCAGAGGCGGCGAAGAAAAGACGTAATATTGTTTTACAACGGATGCAGGATGCTAAGGTAATCACCGCCACCGAAGCGCAAGCCGCCATGCAAGAACCGCTTAATCTTAAACCCAGTCAACCGAAACGGTTATTAGTTAAAGCGCCTTATTTTTCCAGTTATGTTCTTAAAGAATTACCCCAATATGTTTCTAAAGAAGCCATGGAAGCTGGGGGGTTAATGGTTGAAACCAGTTTAGATGTCAAATGGCAAGAAGCCGCAGAAAAAACCGTTAAAGATGCGGTAGAAATTGATGGAGCCGGATCTAATTTTAGCCAAGCCGCGTTAGTTTCTATTGAAGCGAAAACCGGAGAAGTTAAAGCGATGGTGGGGGGATATGAATATAAAGATAGTGAATTTAATCGCGTTACCCAAGCTCAACGACAACCGGGATCAACCTTTAAAGGATTAGTTTATGCAACAGCTATTAGTGCGGGTTTTTCCCCTTATGATAGCTATTTAGATGAACCCTATAAAGTTGATGGCTATCGTCCTCGAAATTATGGGAATAAACATTCTGGATGGACATCAATGTCCGATGCTTTGAGCCGTTCTATTAATGTAATTGCGGTTAAAGTATTAGTTGATGTGGGGTTTGAACCTGCCATCAAAATGGCAAAAGATATGGGAATTAAATCTCCGTTGAAACCTACTTATGCGATGGCATTAGGAGCCTATGAAGTGAATTTATTAGAGTTAACCAATGCTTACGGAACTTTAGCCGATGAAGGTAATTATATTCCGGCTCATGGCATTCGTCGCGTTTTAGATAAACAAGGAAATATCATTTATCAAGCTAAATTTAAACCGAAACGAGTTTTAGATAAAAATAGTGCCGCCATTACCACTTGGATGTTAGAAGGAGTTGTTAATGGGGGTACTGGAGGCCCTGCGGCTTTATCGGATCGACAGGTTGCTGGTAAAACCGGAACCTCTGAAGAAGCTAGAGATTTATGGTTTATTGGTTATATTCCCCAAGCTGTAACCGGAATTTGGTTAGGGAATGATAATAATGATCCGACTTGGGGCGCGAGTAGTAGTGCGGCTTATAGTTGGGGGGAATTTATGCAGAAAGTTGTCGAAGGAATGCCGATTCAAAAGTTCCCAAAACTGCCGGAATTAGAAGGACGTAAAGGCAGTATTAAAGCGAAACCCCATGAACCTAATAGTATTGAAACGGGGTCAAAAGTCGCTATTGAAGACGGTGATCCCGGACAAAGTTCGAGTGGGGATGGAACCTATGCCAGCAATTCTGAAACTTACGATAGTGGTTCCTATTATAATGATAACAACGGCTATTCCTCTGATGGATATTATGATAACTCCTATTCCGATGGCTATTCCTCCGAGGGGGGATATTCGGAAGAAACCAATAATTACTAA